The following are from one region of the Ruficoccus sp. ZRK36 genome:
- a CDS encoding LacI family DNA-binding transcriptional regulator, with protein MKRVTLKDVAQEAGLHVTSVSMAMRNHPRISSATRERVQAIAKRMGYCPDPVLSALNAYRHSKQRPAYQATLAWINDGPHRPENEMPWWYSDYFVSAQERAQELGYKLEEYCIPDLKMDGVGISRMLSSRNIPGIIIAPLPLGRTHTIDLKWDRFSALAIGYSLIRPRLHVVTNHHYLTMQEVITKLRSLGYERVSLVCCHDNDRRVNYAYTAMHWVDYYQQPTSRRVPPLMFKEALPTQEKLLRWYERYKPTAVICNDQKITQMFVDLGIMPGRDIAVASARASNPPGERVHAGMDQNGHSIGSLSVDILVGMMQRNERGIPAVPNVTMVNSQWVSGWTVKED; from the coding sequence GTGAAACGCGTTACCCTTAAGGATGTCGCCCAGGAGGCGGGGCTTCATGTCACCTCGGTGTCCATGGCCATGCGGAACCATCCGCGTATCTCATCGGCCACTCGGGAGCGGGTTCAGGCGATTGCCAAGCGTATGGGCTATTGTCCGGATCCGGTTTTGTCTGCACTGAATGCCTATCGCCATAGTAAGCAGCGGCCCGCCTATCAGGCGACGCTGGCCTGGATCAACGACGGACCCCACCGGCCAGAGAATGAAATGCCGTGGTGGTACAGCGATTACTTTGTCAGTGCGCAGGAGCGTGCCCAGGAGCTGGGCTACAAGCTTGAGGAGTACTGTATCCCGGACCTGAAGATGGACGGCGTCGGCATCTCCCGTATGCTGAGCAGCCGGAACATTCCGGGGATCATTATTGCTCCCCTGCCACTGGGGCGCACGCATACCATCGACCTGAAGTGGGACCGTTTCTCTGCGCTCGCTATCGGGTACTCCCTGATCCGTCCACGCCTGCATGTTGTGACTAATCACCACTACCTGACGATGCAGGAGGTCATTACAAAGCTGCGTTCCCTGGGCTATGAGCGTGTGAGCCTCGTTTGCTGTCACGATAATGATCGCCGGGTCAACTACGCCTATACGGCCATGCACTGGGTGGATTATTATCAGCAGCCGACTTCACGCCGAGTGCCGCCCTTGATGTTCAAAGAGGCGTTGCCCACGCAAGAGAAGCTTTTGCGTTGGTATGAACGCTATAAGCCCACTGCTGTGATCTGCAATGACCAGAAGATTACCCAGATGTTTGTCGATCTCGGCATTATGCCAGGGCGGGACATTGCTGTTGCCAGTGCGCGTGCGAGTAATCCGCCTGGCGAGCGGGTCCATGCCGGAATGGATCAGAACGGCCATTCCATCGGTTCGCTGTCTGTGGATATTTTGGTTGGGATGATGCAGCGTAACGAGCGCGGTATCCCTGCTGTGCCAAATGTGACGATGGTAAACAGTCAGTGGGTCTCTGGCTGGACTGTGAAGGAAGATTGA